In Micromonospora sp. NBC_01813, the following are encoded in one genomic region:
- a CDS encoding LysM peptidoglycan-binding domain-containing protein, whose amino-acid sequence MRQRRWAWQVLLTLAVLTLLGPVPHVTWAAGTALRPTSGQLVSMVEPSVTPGGSSAPGSAPTGSDPASAATPPDGESGRSVRYYVVEELPGGERDFLFAIAARTLGDGRRYREIFDLNVGQVQPDGGELTDPTRVEPGWVLRLPDDARGPGVRYGPLPAPVPDTSTGVTPETAVAAPDRRSELLIRGGAAMVAVGLFALAVLVLRRGGGARAAAPARPEPRPESRPRPAAAAQRPAAKPRPAPAPAPAPARSSPASAAVAPVRRAATSTADPVATEPAVAVRPAVTVPPAATTQPRIHRPPATAAPSAGTAPASTAAGSAGTAVGADASGDEGFFHLEATIRVGDDPAVLRLTGTRQARGAPPYRWVTEPRRPVGVESNTLVPLGDGAEGQLWVELRQAPDVLVITGPVGPRQRAARLLLDRLLAAGASATMIGTAIDPPPAGCRQLSAEDAAGSSLPTTTVTVFAEPGPETLTAIHTLASRPDWQTVPVVVSAGPPARWTLRMDDD is encoded by the coding sequence ATGCGGCAGCGAAGGTGGGCCTGGCAGGTGTTGCTGACCCTGGCTGTGCTGACCCTGCTCGGCCCGGTGCCGCACGTCACCTGGGCTGCCGGGACCGCCCTGCGGCCAACGTCCGGGCAGTTGGTGTCGATGGTCGAGCCATCGGTCACTCCCGGCGGGTCGTCGGCACCCGGATCCGCACCGACAGGGTCCGATCCCGCGAGCGCCGCGACGCCGCCCGACGGTGAATCGGGCAGGAGCGTACGGTACTACGTCGTCGAGGAGTTGCCTGGTGGCGAACGGGACTTCCTGTTCGCCATCGCCGCCCGTACGCTCGGCGACGGTCGACGCTACCGGGAGATATTCGACCTCAACGTGGGTCAGGTGCAGCCCGACGGAGGCGAGCTGACTGATCCGACCCGCGTGGAGCCGGGATGGGTGCTTCGCCTGCCCGATGACGCTCGGGGTCCGGGGGTTCGATACGGACCGCTGCCCGCTCCGGTGCCCGACACCTCCACCGGGGTCACCCCCGAGACCGCCGTCGCCGCCCCTGATCGACGCTCGGAGCTACTGATCCGTGGTGGGGCCGCGATGGTCGCGGTCGGGCTGTTCGCCCTGGCCGTACTGGTGTTGCGCCGTGGCGGTGGCGCGCGCGCGGCCGCACCTGCCCGACCCGAGCCCCGGCCCGAGTCACGGCCACGACCGGCGGCGGCGGCCCAGCGGCCAGCGGCGAAGCCGCGACCAGCACCAGCACCAGCACCAGCACCCGCACGATCCTCGCCGGCGTCCGCAGCCGTCGCGCCGGTGCGGCGGGCGGCAACCTCCACCGCAGATCCGGTAGCCACGGAACCGGCCGTCGCCGTGCGCCCAGCCGTCACCGTGCCGCCAGCCGCGACCACCCAGCCGAGAATCCACCGGCCACCGGCCACCGCCGCACCGTCTGCCGGCACCGCGCCAGCTTCCACCGCCGCAGGGTCTGCCGGCACCGCGGTGGGGGCCGACGCATCCGGCGACGAAGGGTTCTTCCACCTGGAGGCAACCATCCGGGTCGGCGACGATCCGGCCGTCCTGCGGCTGACCGGGACACGACAGGCACGTGGCGCACCGCCGTACCGGTGGGTGACCGAACCACGACGCCCAGTTGGCGTCGAGTCGAACACGCTCGTCCCCCTCGGTGACGGCGCCGAGGGACAACTCTGGGTCGAATTGCGGCAGGCGCCTGACGTACTGGTGATCACCGGGCCGGTGGGCCCACGCCAGCGGGCCGCGCGGTTGCTCCTCGATCGGCTACTGGCCGCGGGAGCCAGCGCCACCATGATCGGCACCGCGATCGATCCACCACCGGCCGGCTGTCGTCAGTTGTCCGCCGAAGACGCGGCAGGAAGCTCCCTCCCGACCACCACGGTGACCGTTTTCGCCGAGCCGGGCCCGGAAACACTCACCGCCATCCACACGCTGGCCAGCCGTCCGGACTGGCAGACCGTGCCGGTCGTCGTCAGTGCCGGTCCACCTGCACGTTGGACGCTACGGATGGATGATGACTAG
- a CDS encoding S8 family serine peptidase: MRTRVGRTMATLGLVFALVAAVQVNVDSAGSGATTADAGATKLFGFAPAPAAAAARRSAPEPGPTGSYQLYYVVAPSHEGRPENLWLIASRLLGDADRATEIFDSNAGRPQPTGGSLVDPSVLRPGWELVLPWDAVGDGVRYGHLTPVGAPPTPRPSSDTSEGRPTPAPPSTNPDAGQPGAGAPPRSPGPGPSPSPAPSATPTRSAGAGVGSAALPWSTSGCQASLADWGRPWPSLDEAWSRSRGSGVTVAVVDSGVDATLPELTGRVTAGADIVTGTGQAGTDCLGTGTAIAGIVAADASAGSRSGVAPEASVLPIRLVDATPQARLVDQVTAIEVALSTGAGVLVLGSYVDLSDPQVNGAITAAAEHDAVVVVPARAGGGAPPAPGPPESVLRVGAVDAQGRPVAEHPVGEVDVVAAAVTGADPTTATVYATAYVAGVAALIRAADPGLTAAQVVQQVSETAQFSTATDRDERLGWGRVDPVAAVSTVSGGSAGRQASLEERDSDSAGWPLAVASVVLAILGALYWARRKIAGVAPTDDVAVQADGDGVQPTAAVVGRLPAPGAVAE; this comes from the coding sequence ATGAGGACGCGGGTGGGACGGACGATGGCCACACTCGGCCTGGTGTTTGCCCTCGTGGCAGCGGTTCAGGTCAACGTCGATTCCGCCGGATCCGGTGCCACGACCGCTGACGCGGGGGCGACGAAACTGTTCGGGTTCGCGCCGGCACCCGCCGCCGCTGCTGCGCGCCGCAGCGCACCGGAGCCAGGACCAACTGGCAGCTACCAGCTCTACTACGTCGTCGCCCCCAGCCACGAAGGGCGTCCGGAGAACCTGTGGCTGATCGCGAGCCGGCTGCTCGGCGACGCCGACCGAGCTACCGAGATCTTCGATTCCAACGCTGGACGCCCGCAGCCGACCGGCGGCAGCCTTGTCGATCCCAGTGTGCTACGCCCCGGGTGGGAACTGGTGCTGCCCTGGGACGCGGTCGGCGACGGTGTCCGATACGGCCACCTGACGCCGGTGGGTGCACCGCCGACGCCGCGTCCGTCCAGTGACACCTCGGAGGGCCGGCCGACCCCCGCGCCACCGTCGACCAATCCGGACGCCGGTCAGCCTGGTGCCGGCGCCCCGCCCCGGTCACCTGGCCCCGGCCCGTCACCGTCTCCAGCGCCGTCGGCGACACCGACTCGGTCGGCGGGGGCCGGTGTCGGCTCGGCTGCCCTGCCGTGGTCGACCTCGGGATGCCAGGCCAGCCTGGCTGACTGGGGTCGGCCGTGGCCGTCGTTGGACGAGGCGTGGTCACGCAGCCGTGGCTCCGGGGTGACCGTCGCCGTGGTGGACTCGGGTGTCGATGCCACCCTGCCGGAACTCACCGGACGGGTGACCGCTGGGGCGGACATCGTCACCGGTACCGGTCAGGCCGGAACCGATTGCCTGGGCACCGGCACAGCGATAGCGGGCATCGTGGCCGCCGACGCCAGCGCGGGCTCACGCAGTGGGGTGGCACCGGAGGCCAGCGTGCTGCCGATCCGGTTGGTCGACGCCACGCCGCAGGCACGCCTGGTCGATCAGGTCACCGCGATCGAGGTGGCGCTGTCCACCGGCGCCGGGGTGCTGGTACTCGGCAGCTACGTCGACCTGTCCGATCCGCAGGTCAACGGGGCGATCACCGCGGCGGCCGAACACGACGCCGTGGTCGTCGTGCCGGCCCGTGCAGGCGGCGGTGCGCCGCCGGCACCCGGGCCGCCGGAATCGGTGCTGCGGGTAGGAGCCGTCGACGCTCAGGGCAGGCCGGTGGCCGAGCATCCGGTCGGTGAAGTGGACGTCGTCGCTGCCGCCGTCACCGGTGCCGATCCCACCACCGCGACGGTCTACGCGACCGCGTACGTCGCCGGAGTCGCGGCGCTGATCCGCGCGGCCGACCCCGGCCTGACCGCGGCACAGGTGGTGCAGCAGGTCAGCGAGACCGCGCAGTTCTCCACCGCTACCGATCGCGACGAGCGGCTCGGCTGGGGAAGAGTCGACCCGGTCGCGGCGGTGAGCACGGTCAGCGGCGGGTCCGCCGGCCGTCAAGCCTCGCTGGAGGAGCGCGACTCCGACTCGGCGGGTTGGCCCTTGGCTGTGGCGTCGGTCGTACTGGCGATCCTCGGCGCCCTCTACTGGGCCCGGCGCAAGATCGCAGGTGTGGCGCCGACCGACGACGTGGCGGTCCAGGCCGATGGCGACGGGGTGCAGCCCACTGCAGCCGTGGTCGGGCGGTTGCCTGCTCCGGGTGCGGTGGCCGAGTAG
- a CDS encoding sigma-70 family RNA polymerase sigma factor produces MEAAPDDADPDLRLLFESQAPGLLRYLIRLTNGDRHQAEDLLQETLLRAWRHPEARARDGGWRRPWLYTVARNVAIDDLRTTRPVELTGDLLDEHPDHDDRIQRMLDVGEVRAALESLPDRLRTVLVEVYLRERSGQETARLLGVPVGTVKSRTFYALQALRERLTSTPEASHHPSVASNVQVDRH; encoded by the coding sequence ATGGAAGCGGCGCCGGACGACGCCGACCCGGACCTGCGCCTGTTGTTCGAAAGCCAGGCTCCAGGTCTGTTGCGCTATCTGATCCGGCTGACCAATGGCGACCGGCATCAGGCCGAGGATCTGTTGCAGGAGACGCTGCTGCGAGCCTGGCGCCACCCCGAGGCGCGGGCGCGGGACGGTGGCTGGCGTCGGCCGTGGCTCTACACCGTCGCCCGTAACGTTGCCATCGACGACCTCCGTACCACCCGGCCGGTGGAACTCACCGGCGACCTGCTCGACGAGCACCCCGATCATGACGACCGCATCCAGCGAATGCTCGACGTCGGGGAGGTCCGGGCGGCGCTGGAATCGTTGCCGGATCGGCTGCGGACCGTGCTGGTCGAGGTGTACCTGCGGGAACGCTCCGGGCAGGAGACGGCGCGGCTGCTGGGAGTCCCGGTCGGGACGGTCAAATCCCGTACTTTCTATGCGTTGCAGGCGCTGCGCGAGCGCCTCACCTCCACCCCGGAAGCTAGTCATCATCCATCCGTAGCGTCCAACGTGCAGGTGGACCGGCACTGA
- a CDS encoding PepSY-associated TM helix domain-containing protein — protein sequence MTAAETETPTAEEAPPPLARPRKTNWFAAFWRWHFYGSLLVIPVLFCLAVTGMTYMFRAEVDSLTHPGVLQVPVADGAQRSALSAQEAAVRAEFPDRPILSVQDGSGDRATLFVAGLDDGGSTNIYVDPYTATVTGELSQDQLISTWAERIHGDLLIGDGGIGDRIVELGASWAIVLTITGFIIFFLGRRSRSGAQAKGKRGARLRSYHALVGLPVGLGILLLVVSGLPWTGVWGAQAQQIAVSGGSGLWGADPGAESTIRQQIEDADGQSAPAGWASGNAPQGTSTGGGTPISIDKAVTAAQSLGAPGPYLVLYPEGETGVFSVMSSQWYDVGNPAESDVSQEMTIHVDQYSGDVVGRYGYDDYSAMAKVVSQGIALHEGRRLGTFNTIMSTLFCLAVIFLCVTGPMMWWTRRGTAAGLAAPRAKLPVWGNWTLLAAMVVLGVFLPLFGLSLLVILALDQFLIRRVPALKSFFGTV from the coding sequence ATGACCGCCGCAGAAACCGAGACGCCGACCGCTGAGGAGGCGCCGCCGCCCCTGGCCAGGCCCCGGAAGACCAACTGGTTCGCCGCGTTCTGGCGCTGGCACTTCTACGGGTCCCTGCTCGTCATACCCGTGTTGTTCTGCCTTGCCGTCACCGGCATGACCTACATGTTCCGGGCCGAGGTGGATTCCCTGACCCATCCCGGGGTGCTGCAGGTCCCGGTGGCCGACGGCGCGCAACGATCGGCGCTGTCCGCGCAGGAGGCCGCCGTTCGCGCGGAGTTCCCGGATCGCCCCATCTTGTCCGTTCAAGACGGCAGCGGCGACCGCGCAACGCTGTTCGTCGCCGGGCTCGACGACGGCGGCAGCACCAACATCTACGTCGACCCGTACACCGCCACGGTCACCGGCGAGCTCAGCCAGGACCAGCTCATCTCCACCTGGGCCGAGCGCATCCACGGCGACCTGCTCATCGGCGACGGTGGCATCGGCGACCGCATCGTCGAGCTCGGGGCCTCCTGGGCCATCGTGCTCACGATCACCGGATTCATCATCTTCTTCCTCGGCCGCCGCTCCCGCAGCGGCGCACAGGCCAAGGGCAAGCGCGGTGCCCGCCTCCGCAGCTACCACGCCCTCGTCGGGCTCCCCGTCGGCCTCGGCATCCTGCTGCTCGTCGTCTCCGGCCTGCCCTGGACCGGAGTGTGGGGCGCACAGGCCCAGCAGATCGCCGTCAGCGGAGGCTCCGGGCTGTGGGGCGCGGACCCTGGTGCCGAGTCCACCATCCGGCAGCAGATCGAGGACGCCGACGGTCAGTCCGCTCCCGCCGGATGGGCCTCCGGCAACGCACCGCAGGGCACCAGCACCGGCGGCGGCACCCCGATCTCGATCGACAAGGCGGTCACCGCAGCACAGTCGCTGGGCGCACCCGGGCCGTACCTCGTCCTGTACCCCGAGGGCGAAACAGGGGTGTTCAGCGTGATGAGCAGCCAGTGGTACGACGTCGGCAACCCCGCCGAATCCGACGTCAGCCAGGAAATGACCATCCACGTCGACCAGTACAGCGGCGACGTGGTCGGCCGGTACGGCTACGACGACTACAGCGCGATGGCGAAGGTGGTCTCACAGGGGATCGCCCTGCACGAGGGACGCCGCCTCGGGACCTTCAACACGATCATGTCCACGCTCTTCTGCCTCGCCGTGATCTTTCTTTGCGTCACCGGCCCGATGATGTGGTGGACACGGCGGGGCACGGCCGCCGGCCTCGCCGCCCCGCGTGCGAAGCTCCCGGTCTGGGGCAACTGGACGCTGCTCGCCGCGATGGTCGTACTCGGCGTCTTTCTGCCCTTGTTCGGCCTTTCCCTGCTTGTCATCCTGGCGCTGGACCAGTTCCTCATCCGCCGGGTGCCTGCGCTGAAGTCCTTCTTCGGCACGGTCTGA
- a CDS encoding S8 family serine peptidase — MTRSRRFAAAGLAAALVLGSGGPGWAAPPDPAAPEDRAASGQRNTVTLLSGDQVTVVGTGAAIRPGAGRDDMQFRTQRIDGELHVIPRDAVGLIQNGTLDRRLFNVTKLIEWGYHDTARDTLPLIITRPDGASARGGAEVQPDGVEVQRDLPAIDGAAVTADKSTLADLWSTVAGATAARSANTGVGQIWLDGKRQLLLDRSVAQIGAPAAYDAGFTGAGVTVGVMDSGVDVEHPDLADVVIETRNFTEAPEEGDIVGHGTHVASIIAGSGAASDGKYRGVAPDAKIISAKVCPGSFCDDSAMIDAMHWLAVEKQTPVVNISIGGGDGPEIDPLEEAVNTLTAQTGTLFVIAAGNAGADRTVGSPGSADAALTVGAADRDDSLADFSSRGPRVGDDAVKPDITAPGVDIVAARAEGTTLDIPIDEHYVSAPGTSMASPHIAGAVALLAQQQPGWTAQQFKSTLMASAEPHAEATAYQQGAGLVDVARAITQTVTAEPASLSYGRTLWPHHDDEPITKTVTYRNDGTDAVTLDLTWDVTGPDGVATPAGMFTAGTGQVTVPAGGTANVVVTADTSVDAADGFHSGYLVATAGQTRVVTPVGVHREVESYDLTVAHIDSAGEPAAEHFTVVIGLDNSYADLVYDPDGTATVRLPKGRYGVFSSIDEFDEDDFASAVVVAPEVNVGQDATVTLDARQGEPVNATVPQANARTDTVDITVAFETADGPLGIGASYPSFDGVSTKYLGTEPVSWLNSAISHHWYKSDGEGGFVNSPYTYALGEMIPGELPTGYQKDYQAAELARVRHDFGGVATGEVADRLIFPSFDNPALGSFGSLTEVAAPGERIEWYSPEAAWFSDLYFSNRTEDGFLETTSLLFAPPRQYAAGGRHTDTWNQAPFGPAMPATPSEYGWVSRIGDEILAEIPLFGDAAGHAGSSLAVTERTALYRNGELVDEYDIGGFGYFVVPPGQAEYRLETSATRDISDLSTEVSLAWTFTSGRVNGDEWRNLPVMVARATPQLDDAGAAPAGGDFEIPVTVRRQTGVTANLDALSVEVSYDDGATWQPAQVRADDRNWVATVGHPEGDGFVSLRIGGEDRQGNTFTQTVIHAYRLTTAG, encoded by the coding sequence GTGACACGATCGAGAAGATTCGCGGCAGCCGGTCTGGCCGCCGCGCTCGTCCTGGGGTCCGGTGGCCCCGGCTGGGCGGCACCACCGGACCCGGCCGCACCCGAGGACCGGGCGGCGTCCGGGCAGCGGAACACCGTCACCCTGCTCAGCGGTGACCAGGTCACCGTCGTCGGCACCGGGGCGGCGATCCGCCCCGGCGCAGGTCGCGACGACATGCAGTTCCGCACCCAGCGAATCGACGGCGAGCTGCACGTCATCCCGCGTGACGCGGTCGGGCTGATCCAGAACGGCACCCTGGACCGCCGACTGTTCAACGTCACCAAGCTCATCGAGTGGGGCTACCACGACACTGCCCGCGACACCCTGCCGCTGATCATCACCCGCCCGGACGGCGCGTCGGCCCGCGGCGGAGCCGAGGTCCAACCCGACGGCGTCGAGGTGCAGCGGGATCTGCCCGCGATCGACGGCGCGGCGGTCACCGCCGACAAGTCCACGCTGGCCGACCTGTGGTCCACGGTCGCCGGTGCGACGGCGGCCCGCAGCGCGAACACCGGCGTCGGCCAGATCTGGCTCGACGGTAAGCGTCAACTGCTGCTCGACCGCAGCGTCGCGCAGATCGGTGCACCAGCGGCGTACGACGCCGGGTTCACCGGAGCCGGCGTCACCGTCGGTGTCATGGACAGCGGCGTCGATGTCGAGCACCCCGATCTGGCCGACGTCGTCATCGAGACCCGCAACTTCACCGAAGCGCCGGAGGAAGGTGACATCGTCGGTCACGGCACCCACGTGGCGTCGATCATCGCCGGCAGCGGCGCGGCCTCCGACGGCAAGTACCGGGGCGTCGCCCCGGACGCGAAGATCATCTCCGCGAAGGTCTGCCCCGGCTCGTTCTGCGACGACTCCGCGATGATCGACGCGATGCACTGGCTGGCGGTGGAGAAGCAGACCCCAGTGGTCAACATCAGCATCGGTGGCGGCGACGGGCCGGAGATCGACCCCCTCGAGGAGGCGGTCAACACCCTCACCGCGCAGACCGGCACGCTGTTCGTCATCGCCGCCGGCAACGCCGGAGCCGACCGTACGGTCGGGTCGCCGGGCAGCGCCGACGCCGCGTTGACCGTCGGTGCGGCCGACCGCGACGACTCCCTCGCCGACTTCTCCAGCCGGGGCCCGCGTGTCGGCGACGACGCCGTCAAGCCGGACATCACCGCCCCCGGCGTCGACATCGTCGCGGCGCGGGCCGAGGGCACCACCCTCGACATCCCGATCGACGAGCACTACGTCTCCGCGCCCGGCACGTCGATGGCCTCGCCGCACATCGCCGGTGCCGTCGCGCTGCTCGCCCAGCAGCAGCCGGGCTGGACCGCGCAGCAGTTCAAGTCGACGCTGATGGCGTCGGCCGAGCCGCACGCCGAGGCCACCGCGTACCAGCAGGGTGCCGGCCTGGTCGACGTCGCCCGCGCCATCACCCAGACGGTGACCGCCGAGCCGGCCAGCCTCTCCTACGGTCGCACCCTGTGGCCGCACCACGACGACGAGCCGATCACCAAGACCGTCACCTACCGCAACGACGGCACGGACGCCGTCACCCTCGACCTGACCTGGGACGTGACCGGGCCGGACGGCGTCGCCACCCCGGCCGGCATGTTCACCGCCGGCACCGGACAGGTCACCGTTCCGGCCGGCGGTACGGCGAACGTCGTCGTCACCGCCGACACCAGCGTCGACGCCGCCGACGGCTTCCACAGCGGATATCTGGTCGCCACCGCCGGGCAGACCCGGGTGGTCACCCCGGTCGGCGTGCACCGGGAGGTGGAAAGCTACGACCTCACCGTGGCCCACATCGACTCCGCAGGTGAGCCGGCCGCCGAGCACTTCACCGTCGTCATCGGACTGGACAACTCCTACGCCGATCTCGTCTACGACCCGGACGGCACCGCCACCGTGCGACTGCCCAAGGGCCGGTACGGCGTGTTCAGCAGCATCGACGAGTTCGACGAGGACGACTTCGCCAGCGCAGTTGTCGTGGCACCCGAGGTGAACGTGGGCCAGGACGCCACGGTCACGCTGGATGCCCGGCAGGGCGAGCCGGTGAACGCCACCGTCCCGCAGGCCAACGCCCGTACCGACACGGTCGACATCACGGTCGCCTTCGAGACGGCGGACGGACCACTCGGCATCGGGGCTTCCTATCCCAGCTTCGACGGGGTGTCGACCAAGTACCTCGGTACGGAGCCGGTGTCGTGGCTGAACTCGGCCATCTCCCACCACTGGTACAAGTCGGACGGCGAGGGCGGGTTCGTCAACAGCCCGTACACGTACGCCCTCGGTGAGATGATCCCCGGCGAGCTGCCGACCGGCTACCAGAAGGACTACCAGGCCGCCGAGTTGGCCCGGGTTCGTCACGACTTCGGGGGAGTCGCGACCGGGGAGGTCGCCGACCGGCTGATCTTCCCCAGTTTCGACAACCCGGCCCTGGGGTCCTTCGGCTCGCTCACCGAGGTCGCCGCTCCTGGTGAGCGGATCGAGTGGTACAGCCCCGAGGCCGCCTGGTTCTCCGACCTGTACTTCTCCAACCGCACGGAGGACGGCTTCCTGGAAACGACGTCGCTGCTGTTCGCACCGCCGCGCCAGTACGCGGCCGGCGGCCGGCACACCGACACCTGGAACCAGGCGCCGTTCGGCCCGGCGATGCCGGCGACCCCCTCGGAGTACGGCTGGGTCAGCCGCATCGGTGACGAGATCCTCGCCGAAATCCCGCTGTTCGGCGACGCCGCTGGACACGCCGGTTCGTCGCTCGCGGTGACCGAACGCACCGCCCTCTACCGCAACGGCGAGCTGGTCGACGAGTACGACATCGGTGGCTTCGGCTACTTCGTCGTGCCGCCCGGGCAGGCCGAGTACCGGCTGGAGACCTCGGCGACCCGCGACATCAGCGACCTGTCCACCGAGGTCAGCCTGGCCTGGACCTTCACGTCCGGGCGGGTCAACGGCGACGAGTGGCGCAACCTGCCGGTGATGGTTGCACGGGCGACCCCGCAGCTCGACGACGCAGGCGCGGCACCGGCCGGCGGCGACTTCGAGATCCCGGTGACGGTACGCCGGCAGACCGGCGTAACGGCCAACCTGGACGCGCTGTCGGTAGAGGTCTCCTACGACGACGGTGCTACGTGGCAGCCGGCACAGGTACGCGCCGACGACCGCAACTGGGTGGCGACGGTTGGGCACCCCGAGGGCGACGGCTTCGTGTCGCTGCGCATCGGTGGCGAGGACCGGCAAGGCAACACGTTCACCCAGACGGTGATCCACGCGTACCGGCTGACCACCGCCGGCTAG
- a CDS encoding DUF5134 domain-containing protein, giving the protein MLTGLVCVGDLVIRRRGVPREQAFSDAELIDINHCVMSAAMILMVWLMVDGVFAWAQVAIFGILAFALLPAYLRARARSERVDVLGHVTQNAAMIWMLAAMPLLMSEMAIGGGSGHSHGVAAAGAAPTPTPAWADTTNVVFVVLSGAGALWWLYRAARPTPGHRLHQLTCAAMGAGMATMLLVMNT; this is encoded by the coding sequence TTGCTGACCGGGCTCGTCTGCGTCGGTGACCTCGTCATCCGTCGTCGTGGCGTGCCGCGCGAGCAGGCGTTCTCCGACGCGGAGCTGATCGACATCAATCACTGCGTGATGAGTGCTGCGATGATCCTGATGGTCTGGCTGATGGTCGACGGCGTGTTCGCCTGGGCACAGGTCGCCATCTTCGGCATCCTCGCGTTCGCGTTGCTGCCCGCGTACCTCCGGGCGCGGGCCAGGTCGGAACGCGTCGACGTGCTGGGTCATGTCACGCAGAACGCGGCCATGATCTGGATGCTGGCGGCGATGCCGTTGCTCATGTCGGAGATGGCGATCGGCGGTGGCTCCGGGCACTCACACGGCGTAGCCGCCGCCGGGGCGGCACCCACGCCGACCCCGGCGTGGGCGGACACGACGAATGTCGTCTTCGTGGTCCTGAGCGGGGCCGGGGCGCTGTGGTGGCTGTACCGTGCCGCGAGGCCGACGCCCGGCCATCGGCTGCATCAGCTGACCTGCGCCGCTATGGGTGCCGGCATGGCAACGATGCTGCTGGTGATGAACACCTGA
- a CDS encoding ricin-type beta-trefoil lectin domain protein: MRLTTSARRVIAGVALSAAALCTMAASAQFTAAAAAGMLQGADIPASDQQVIVAAARSCPTLTSARLAGQLMTASQFKSEPVQAISGAGGKGVAGLTDPVWRRWAPWPQARLTDRSASIHALARHMCQLVGQLRIAQVPGDPWRLALAAHQLGVPAVQAAAGVPVAADDYVATVERYAQWYALYPAFGGTGPTAQTPDQVAATPAPVERDKAIAVPDVYLEAVRGAGDICPTITATRVAAQIMAQSGFDPNLLGPAGGQGIAQFLPQVWVQYVQAAGSATPWDAQVAIPALGRTMCRLVEELTPVSDDPYPLALAAFHWGAGTIQTAGDLDDSASLAAFTQLVRDHETFYADDQRLMTVGSPSPSPSATPAGTPPPLAAPSPTTPPAPTKTPAAVPGPTSTTAAAKPSTPAPKTSWLIVNHKSNKCLTQHARPDAIGNIALTIATCTGAANQLWEFKSDKTLRAQGMCMDLENGRTDQGIRIGTAKCNGSTAQHFYLNGADDLTSLKASDRHGKLMCVDVYDGQTADGSRLLLWPCMGQPNQSWSRR; this comes from the coding sequence GTGAGACTGACGACCAGTGCCCGCCGGGTGATCGCCGGCGTGGCGTTGTCCGCCGCCGCGTTGTGCACCATGGCCGCGTCTGCGCAGTTCACCGCGGCCGCAGCGGCCGGAATGCTGCAAGGTGCCGACATTCCCGCCTCCGATCAGCAGGTCATCGTGGCTGCCGCCCGTTCCTGCCCGACGCTGACCTCGGCCCGGCTCGCGGGACAGCTGATGACCGCGTCACAGTTCAAGTCCGAACCGGTGCAGGCGATCAGCGGTGCTGGGGGCAAGGGAGTCGCCGGGCTGACCGACCCGGTGTGGCGACGGTGGGCCCCCTGGCCGCAGGCGAGACTCACCGACCGCAGCGCCAGCATCCACGCTCTCGCCCGACACATGTGCCAGTTGGTCGGACAGCTACGAATCGCCCAGGTGCCGGGGGATCCGTGGCGACTCGCGCTCGCCGCCCACCAGCTGGGGGTACCGGCGGTGCAGGCCGCCGCCGGGGTTCCGGTGGCGGCCGACGACTACGTGGCCACCGTCGAACGCTACGCCCAGTGGTACGCGCTCTACCCCGCCTTCGGGGGCACCGGCCCCACCGCACAGACTCCGGACCAGGTCGCCGCCACGCCGGCGCCGGTCGAGCGGGACAAAGCGATCGCCGTGCCAGACGTCTACCTGGAGGCGGTACGGGGCGCCGGTGATATCTGTCCCACCATCACTGCGACCCGGGTCGCCGCTCAGATCATGGCCCAGTCCGGCTTCGACCCCAACCTGCTCGGCCCGGCCGGTGGCCAGGGCATCGCCCAGTTCCTGCCGCAGGTGTGGGTGCAGTACGTGCAGGCTGCTGGTTCGGCCACCCCATGGGACGCGCAGGTCGCGATCCCGGCGCTCGGACGCACCATGTGCCGCCTCGTCGAAGAGCTGACGCCGGTCAGCGACGACCCGTATCCGCTGGCGCTCGCGGCGTTCCACTGGGGTGCCGGCACCATCCAGACCGCCGGCGACCTCGACGACTCCGCGAGCCTCGCCGCCTTCACCCAGTTGGTCCGCGATCACGAGACGTTCTATGCCGATGATCAGCGACTCATGACCGTCGGATCGCCGTCACCAAGCCCCAGCGCCACCCCGGCCGGTACCCCGCCGCCACTGGCGGCACCGAGCCCCACCACGCCACCGGCACCGACGAAGACCCCGGCGGCCGTCCCGGGCCCAACCTCGACCACCGCTGCGGCGAAGCCGAGCACACCGGCACCGAAGACGAGCTGGCTCATCGTCAACCACAAGTCCAACAAGTGTCTGACGCAGCATGCCCGGCCCGACGCCATCGGCAACATCGCACTGACCATCGCCACCTGTACCGGGGCGGCGAACCAGCTGTGGGAGTTCAAATCGGACAAGACGCTCCGGGCGCAGGGCATGTGCATGGATCTGGAGAACGGCAGGACCGATCAGGGAATCAGGATCGGCACCGCGAAGTGCAACGGCAGTACGGCGCAGCATTTCTACCTCAACGGTGCCGACGACCTCACCTCGCTCAAGGCCTCCGACCGCCACGGGAAGCTGATGTGCGTGGACGTCTACGACGGACAGACCGCAGACGGAAGTCGGCTGCTCCTCTGGCCGTGCATGGGACAGCCGAACCAGAGCTGGAGCCGCCGCTGA